The genomic region AATCTGAACTTCTCCCACTGGCAGTAGGGCTTGACGCGCAAGAATTTGAGCAGCGAGTAAAATTCTTCAACGTTGTTCATCATCGGTGTGCCAGTGACGCAGAAACGATACGTTGCGTTGATCATGCTGGCAGCTTTGGAAGTCTGCGTGCTGCGGTTCTTAATGCATTGAGCTTCGTCCAGGATGATGCGGTACCACTTAGCTTCTGGGTCGAGGAATACGCATCTCTCGGCCGGATATGGCCGAGCACCTGGGTCTGCTCTCTGACGAAGGCGAAACTTCTCCATCTTCTTCAATTCCGAGGCAATACTACCGTAAGTAGTAAGGACTACGTCGTAAGCGCGCAGATCGTGGAAGCTTTTTGCTTTCTTCTGGCCGTGGTGGGTGAAGACGGTGAGCTGATACCGACCAAGTTTAAGCCTGTTCTGGATCTCTTGCTTCCATTGTCTCATGAGAGCGACTGGAGCGACGATCAATGTTGTCTTGCATCGTAGATCCTGCGACTTCCGAGTGACGATCAAGGACAACATCTGGATAGTCTTCCCGAGACCCATGTCATCGGCCAAAATGCCACCTTTGTTCGTGCCTTCCTCGCACTTCTGCAGCCATGTTAAGCCGAGTTCCTGGTACTTGTGTAGCTCCACATTCATGTCCTCAGGTGTACGGACTCTGAGGTGTGCAGGCATCTCTTCGTCAGGTCGGATGTTCTCGAGCATGGCCTGAATCTCCTCCTTGGACTTGCCAGGGTCGTAATTCGAGAACATGTCGTAGCGTGAGTTGTACAGATCTTGGTTATTGGAGTACATGCCTGGTATTTGTCGTATTCCCCCGAACACCACTTCATCGTCGTCATCATCATCACTGTCGAGCTCGAGTGGCCGCGTGCTGTTAGAGCCATAGACGAGGTTGCTGAGCTCGTCCAGTCCGCCTTGCATGCTGCCGACAACGTTCTGCAACCACGAAGTGCTGGGGTTGTTGTTGACCGAGCCATTGCCGTACACGAATTGGTTGTTAGCCTGATTCGGAGCTGGGAATGTGCCAGGCATTTGCATTGTAGTTGGCATTTGCATCGTAGTCTGCGGCTGTGTGTACTGATGTAAAGAGCGGAGATTATTGCTGCTTGGCGTGAATCGGGTAGGTGCAATTTCAGTGATCTCGTCATCCTCGCTGTCACTACCAGTGAGGTCGACCAGTGCAGTGTGCTGCCTCGAGCGTTGCGGCAGTTGTAGCTGTGCTGCAGAGCCAAACTCGGACTTTAGAGCGTGTGGTGGGTCATGCTCTGCTTGTGGCTGATGAGCATGGTGGTACCCCGTGGGTGGGGCAGGCAGGTAGCTGTGAGCGGCAGAGGAAGAAGACTCTGCTTGCGCAGGCGGCGGTCGTTGATAGCTTCCGTTGTAGTTTAGCGTAGTCTGCACGTTCGGCCGCGTGGATGAAGAGGCGAAAGCATGTGATGAAGGCGCCGACTGCGACATTTGTCGCGCAAATGCCTCATCTCTCTGCTGCTGGTCTCGCCGTCGTTGTGCTGCGGCAAAACTCGCCGCCTGTGATGCTCGCATGCGATCGACTGGTCTGTCAGCAAAGTCATATGAGCCGTCCGAGGAAGCAGGTGTGCCGGCGTTGGATGGCTCGGGCGTAGGCCGCTTGGAGGCGTGTTCGAAGGGATGCATAAAGGCCGACTGTGTGCGCGCGCGTTTCGTGCCACTGCTGTTTCCGATGCCATGTTGGTATGAGTCGGCGCGAGGAGATGACATGGCGTGGGAGTTGTCCATGGGTGGATTGCTCATGACACCGACGTTGCTGTGGTTGCTCTGCGGCCGGCCGTCCATAGCAGTTTGCCACCAGCCATCGTGAGTCTGTTGAGCGGAGCCAGGATGTGCATCGTGAGTACTGCTGCTGCTGCCGTGACTATGTGGACGCGATCCGGATCGCATGGCGTCAAGTTGGCTCTGGAAGTGGGCCATGTCTGCTTCGATGCGTTGGAGATTGGCGTGGTAATCATCGGCGCCGGGGTCCAGAGTCTCTTGGAGGATGCGTTGAAAAGCGATTTCCTCCTCGATCTCCTGCTCGGTCTGGTATTCCAGTTCCATGATGAGGTGATGTCGACGGTGCAAGTGAGAAGATGCGAAGGCGCCTCTGTGCCTCAGCGGGGCGGCGGTGAGGTGTACGGTGTGTGCGATGCAGGTTCTAGCGCATGTCGTGCAGGCAGCGGGGCGAACGAGGGAATCTGCGGCAACACTGGCAGGTCAAGGCGGTGGTGGTTGCACCCGATATCCGATATCGCACCAGAGCAGTCACGACAGCTGTCGACGGCGGATATATGCTCGTCGGTCGCGGCAATGGGTGTTGACGTGTGGTACGAGAGACGAGACGTGGCGGACGGTGTTGATGTAGGGCAGGGCAGCAGGCAGTCGTGGAAGTCTTCAAACGCAGTCCTCAAATGGGCATGTCAACCGACGCGACCGCGATTCGGCAGGGATTTTACcttcatcatcatcatcatcatcatcatcatcatcatcatcatcatcatcatcatcaccATCATATGGGACATGCTGCCATTCACCTTCGTCCCCCCGTATATTCAATGGCAGTACAGCGTTGATGCTGCCACGTTTCCGCACCGCCGTCGACCCCGCTACAAAGATGTGCGGCTTTCCGGATTGCCAGGATAGCGGAACGCCGTAGTACTTCGCAATGGCTTCATCGTCGTGCGCCGCATCGAGGACATCTAGACACGGCGTGGTCCCGTAAAGACAGGTTTCCGGTATCATTGCACTCCCGACACATGTTGAGATGTCGATGCGGTCGGACCTTGGCCGAAGAACAGCGGATGGATGAATCGCAGAACAGTGATGGGTCTCGTCAGCATTCTATGTGTATCTGAACGATGCCTTGTCGCAGACGTCGCAGAACAAAGCACGACACACAATAATGGCTGTCACCAGATCCGGCGCTGCCAGAACAACAAAGGAATCCATAGCCCGAGTCACAGGTAGAACGTCTCCCGCGAAGAAAAAATCCGTAGCTGTGAACAGTATCCGCAGTCAATTGTACCTCTCCAGGACGAGCGATAACAGGCAATATGGACGACGACCCCATGGACTTGGACTACAACAATGGCGGGGATCAACGCAGAGGCAGAAAGCGTAAGAACGCCAGTCGCGACGAGGAGAATGACAGGAGAACGAGGCGCGAGGAGAAGAGACGTAAGCAAGAGGAGCGTGAGGAGCAGGCGCGACAAGAAAGAGAGATCCAGAACCGAAGGATATTCATTGAATTTGGAACCGCACATCTCATGAACGGAGTCTACATCGGTCAGCCCATTGAAAGATACGTTACGCTAAGTACAGCAGAGCAATCCGAGCTGCTCAACGGGGAGTGGGACTCCTTCCAAGAAGAAGACAGGACGTATTTCGGTCCAGAAATGTCCAATCTGCTGGACCTACAACGGTTGCTAGATGAAGCCTGCTCGACCGTCGACACATGTAGAGCCAAATGGATTGACTTAGCAGAGAAAGATACCAACTGGCTAAAATATCTCGACCTCTACGACACTGCCTTACACGATGCAATTATCGCTTGCGACAATTTCACGGAACTTGTCGTAGAACTCATCGACTGGTACAACAACAAACCAAACTCCGTTTTCCTCGAAAACCTCCGCTGGCACAATGACCTGTGGCGCGGAAAGAGATTCACCATGTACGCTGATATGCTCATCTTTCGGCGCGAGAAGCTGTATCCCGCGAAACGCAAGACTCCAGGTCGCAAGCAAGATGATGGCGCCGTACCCGAAGAAGAATTTGACGAATACAAAGATCGCTCGGAAGCCAGGGCGACGATTATCCCTACACTGCCGCCCATAATATTTCCACTTGGTGACATGGCCGCCGTGCATTGGACTTGCGTCGATCGCATAGGACAGGTTGGAGGGCAAAACATAGGCGTCGACATTCTGCTCGGAGTGGACGCTTCCGGAAGAATCGTTGAGCGCAAAGTCCGCAAGCATATTTCGATGGTGGACGAATGGAAAACTCCCAAATTCTGGCATGGAGACTTTGAAGGAGATCCGGACGAGCTTTACCCGCGAGAGTACCTGGCGCAGCGACTGATGAGCCAGAAGGAAGCGAGATTTGTGGTCAAGGCAGTAGGCCGGCCGCGTTACGATGGCATTGACGAGGTTGTGCAGATATACATGGAGTGAGTACAGTACCTGAAGCTTTGCGTCGATAGCTGCTGACATTTTCCAGATATGCTCTGCACGGCGACCTTGACGATGCTCTGCGACTGCATCAAGCAGTCAACACTAAGATGCCTGAAGCGTTCCTCTGGCTGCTCTTGCAGGCGCTCGTCGAGACCGTGTACATCATGAAATACGGCTACCTCAAAGACGGTCAGAAGAAACCGCAGAATTGGCTCGAGATCGTACACCGCGATCTAAAGCCAGGCAATGTGTTCCTGGACCAGAGAGATCCCGGGCATTTCCCAATGTACCCAAGGCCCAAGTCCGTACTCCCCGCTGCCCCGACCAGACACGATTGAATGCTGACGCCCTACAGAGTCGCTGACTATGGCCTATGCCTTCTCACTAACGCCGACGACCCCTGCAATCCCAAGGTCACCACTGGCGGTGGCACTCCAGGCTACCAGCCACCTGAGACAATCCGGTTCATTGATCCTGTGAACGAAAAACGGGTTGACGATCACAACCAGATCCTCTCACCTTGTAATGGTACGTCACTCCCTCTCCAGCTCCCAGCCCTCCTGTAAAGACAACACATCACTAACAACCCCCAGTCTGGGGCATCGGCGCAATCCTCTACGCTCTCATGACCCTCCAATCCCTCGACGACGCCCCACCCCCGGAGCATCAACTCCCCTACTGCACAACCGCCACCGCACCCGACTTCGGCCCCTTCACCTACGCCGTTGCCGGCGACGTGACAAAAAAATGGGGTGCCGGCGCATACACGAAGCCTCTCATAGACATCGTGCAAACGTGTCTGGACTTCGATCCGGAGAAGAGGGGAAGCATCGAGACTTGGAAGGAGACTATTAAGGATCAAATCAATCGGTATCCGTATTATAGATTGAATGCTGGACAGCGGGTGGGGGATGATGTTACGCCGAAGTTGAGGACTTTGGAGGAGAGGGCGGCGTATAGGGATCAGATGGTCTGTCCGCCGGTGTGGAGGGATTCGGAGGGGAATGTGGTGGAGGTTTAGTGGGGGCTGATGGGGTGCTTGGATGGATGGCGGTTGTGGATTATGTCGCCGATGTACAACGTTGTAGGCAGTCAAAAGACAAAGCACAAAGCACAATAAGAGAGCCTACCGAATCCGGACTTGCGCTGGACTGAACAAAGAGACTTTCGTTCCCGAGTCCAGACGGACTTCGTGATGATCTGTCGCGTGTTGGCACATATCTGTAGCACCAGAGCAAAACTGTCAGAGCCATACTATCCGCAGCCACTAGTACAACATCATGGACGACGATATCTCAGACGACGCTATGGATGTGGATGAAGGTAATAACTCAGGCGATAATAATGACACAGACAATGAGATGGACGTGGATGAGGAAGACAGTTCGCAAGTCATCATCGACGAAGACTGGTACATTGAGTTTGCGACGCACGTGGAAGTGTGCTGAGACGATTCAATAGGGTGCAATGAACCGGGGTGTTCATGTCTTGATGGGCCTAGATCAACACCAGACAATCGTGGAACGGATGGCAAGAAAGCACATCCAACAGCCTGTGAAGACCGATCCAAGATCTTGGCGAGGGGACCTGGGAGGAGAGGGGAGGATACTGCCGCAGGAGTACGTCGCACAGCGGTTGATGAGTCACGAAGATGCGCAATACGTGATCAAGAACGTCGCTGCATACCGATACACCGAGGAGACGAGGATTGCCAGAATCTACATGGAGTAAGTATTGACGTGATTTAGCTGCAATACCAGTGAGATTGTCGGCCTTGCTTACCACGAGATCCAGGTACGCACCACATGGCGATCTCCACGACCTCCTAAAACTGCACCAACAAGCTCAAAGGCGTGTAACTGAGCCCTTCCTCTGGGTAGTCTTCCGCGCTCTTATCGAATCTGCTTTCATCATGAAGTACGGCTCCTTGGACAAGAAAAGCAAGCCGAAGGACTGGCTTGAGATAGTGCATCGAGATCTCAAGCCTTCAAACATCCTACTGAGCACCAACGACTCCGGCCATTTCAACATGTATCCGAGACCGAAGTAATTCATTCCTACGACCTTTCAAGAGTCCCCAGGCTGACGCTTCACAGACTCTCTGACTTTGGACTGTCCATTCTGACCTCCGAGGATGACACCTGCAACCCCTATCTGTACGTCGGCGCCAGTACTCAAGGATATCTTGCACCAGAGCAGAAACTCTTTCATGATCCCGTCAGCACCAAATACGTGGATGATGATGAGATGTTGTACCCATGTAATAGTAAGTTCGCTCCACGAAGCACTGCTGCATTGCACTAACTAAAGCCTCCCAGTCTGGGCCATCGGAGCGGTCATGTATGCACTGATGACATTGACCACACTGGACTCGAGCACACCTGACCGTCAGCTACCGTACCACGTAACAACAGATCCTCCGACTGGCAGAGAGTTCGAACTCGATTTACGATCCAAGGTCGACGCCAAGTGGCCAGGCCTTCCGTACAGCGTCGAGCTGATGCACTATGTGCAGCGATGCTTGAGATTCCAAGTGCGTGATAGGTATACGGCTGACGAACTACTGGAAATCTGTCAGATCAGGTTCGCCAAGTCAAGGCTGCTCAACGACTTGTTCAGTGGTATACCGCGAGATAAGCCGCCGAGGCGGGTGCTGCACAAGCCGGAGACGCAAGCGTATCGTCTGGGTTTGATCTATCAGCCTGGATAAAGTCATGGGGGTTAAACGGCTTCGTTTGCTATGTGCAGTGTTAGCTGAGCAAGAAAAATATGGATGTCCAGTCAGAAATCCAAGCGTGACATGTGTCTAGCGGCAGTTGGATCCATCCAGCCCCTTCAGACTCTTATTCATGTCGTCCTCCTGCTTCGAAGCGAGACTAACTCGCTACCGCTACATTCCTAGAGGTGTTGCACAATTGCTAGTGAGTCTGTAGCAATCGAAGCGTCACTTGTACCGCAAACAACCCGCTTCAGGCCATACGTTGCTCGATCACTCCGGTACACTGAAGTCATCACTTTGCGTTGTGTATACATCGAAGCGGTCAATCGAGGAAGCTTGATTGAAGCGCTCGTTGCAGTCATCCCTACCCGCTTCAATCTGCGAAATATCTCACCTCCTCCCACGCCCAAGGCCCAGCCCAACCTTCGGCGGCCAACACATCCCTAACTTCCACTCCTCCCGCTCCTGTTCCCAGCATAACCCTCCTTCAAAGGCCCACCCCCTGCTCGCGTTCTTGAACCCCTCATTATCCCTCATCTCAGTATCAATCCACTCTTTCAACTCCTCAACCGCAGGCCTCGCCTCTGGCAGAAAGTTCATACAACTCTGCACCGCATGTCTCAACGCAGCATTGTAAGTCCTGAGATGGCCCCATCGTTTTCTGAGATCGTCATCGAGGTTCCGCTCGAATTCGTCCCCCTTCGCTTTCTCTTTACCTGCGTTGACATAGTAAGGGAGCGCTTCGACTTCGTACAGCGAGAGGTCGTTGAGCGTCATCATGGTGTACATGACGGCACCAATGGCCCAGATGTTGCAGGGTGAGAGGATAGGGAAGTTATCGACTGGCTTGTTGGTCACCGGGTCATACATGCTGGATTGCTCGGGGGCATCATAGCCTGAGGTTCCGACGGTGTTGTAGAACGATGGATTGAGTGGATCATCCTTGTGTGTCAAAGTCGCCAAGCCGTAGTCTGCGAGTTTCGGTGTTGGGAAGCATGGGAAGTGGTTTTCGTTCGGGAGCGTGAGGAAGATATTCGCCGGCTTCAGGTCTTTATGTACGATTTCTAGCCAATTGGATGGTGCTCGGGCTTTGGGATGCGTGAAGTTCTTCTTCATGATCATAGCTGTCTCGATCAGGCTTTGGAAGACAAGCATGATGAAGGTTTCGGGTATGGGATGTCCTGTCTCTATGTGGGCGTCTATGACCTTCTCGAGGTCACCGCAAGGTGCAAATCTAGTTCAAATCAGCAAGTCAACTCCTCCCTCCATCTGAGCAAGACAATACGTACTCAAGATACAGATGGAACATCTGTCGATCCGTCTGCAACACCGGCTCAGACGTGGTCTGCAGAGCAAACCGTGCTTCTGCCGACTGACCAACTGTCGTCTGCGTGACGTACTCCATAGGGTAGAGTTCATCGTTCTGAAAGTACCACCACTTATGCGGCGAGCCCCAATTTTCACCTTCATGGTGCACAATTTTCTGTACCCTTCTGTCCACTATCCTACCATCCCAGGCAACACCAAGACACACTTCTGTCCCTTCGTTCTGGCAGCCAGTATTGTCCAAAATGATATGATGCCATTTTACAACATCTGGGTGTATTGGAGTGCACGGGTGTCGTAGGGCAGGACCAGGCATACTGCGTTGCTGCTCATAGGCCTGACGTTTCATTCTATCGAACTCGCCCCTGGTGTGCTTCCTGGGTGCTTTCCTTCCTGGGGATCTACGCTTCAAGCTGTGAACGGTCTCTCGTATTTTGGCTGCTTCATCCTCCAGATCTTTCTGTCCAGCTTTGGCAGTCTTCTGCAAATATCGAATGCCTCGGAGTAGGAAAGAGCCCGGAGGAGCCATAAGAGCGTATGTTCGTTCGAGGTCGTTGATTCCTGAGACATACTCCTTGTACGTGAGTAGCTGTTGGCTCAAGTCGTTGTCATAGACATCAAGATTCCACAAGCGATCATTCAACGTCGAGTTCACAGTCTTCTTGACGTTCTGTCGGTCGATTTGGAGACGTCCAGCCACAGTGCTCCGCGTAGGTGAGACAACCGAGATCCATGACATGCATTTGTCAATGGCTGCTTCCTCATCACGAGTTCTGCCCCACCACTCTTGTGCTGCCGCAACATCTTGGGCTCCTGTAGCATCATCCCCGATCACGAACCGAAGGAAATCTTCTCCTGGCTCCTTGTCGATTCCCAAGCCCATGAGGTCTTCTGCCTCTTCGTTCTCTTCTTCTGGTTTTCCTGCTAGTTTATCTTCGTCGTTGCTTTTGGGGTCTTCCGAAATCGCAAATCGCGTCGTGCCTTCACACAGTCATGAAGCCCAGCAAAATGGCGCGAGGAGCAAAATCACCGCTCAGCGGTTCGAGGTCAAGTCCTGCTTTGTGCATCCCGGTGATGACCGGATCAGGCCAAACGCCAAGCGCTCCTTTGTCAAGATGGCAGACACACCATGGCTTTGTTCAGAGCTTCTTGAGCGTTGTGCGGCACGTTGATCAAAGTAGGATTCTGGTAACTGTATAAGCCTTCAAGGGTCAAAATGCTATACCTTCAAAGTATCACCTCGCCGACCATCACACATCATCGATATCCATATCCTCACTGCCATTGTTACTATCCTCCTCCATCTCCCCTTCCTCCATCTCCCCTTCCTCCTCATCCTCCTCAAAATCCGAACTATCCGGCTCACCCCGATTCGCCGCATCATTCCAGACCATGTGAATCTTATACCGATCTTTCTCCAGCTTATACAACACGGTCTTGGCATATGCCGTCATGATCCCACGATTCAACTGTCGAAGATCCGAGCCAGGCTCGCTGAACACTCCATCGATCCAGTTCTTCAGATTCTCGATAGATGGTCGCTTACCAGGGTGGAACGCCAAGCAATCTTGCACCGCTTCACAGAGTCTCACACTGTAGTCTCCCGCGAGGTGTGGGTAGAGTTTGTAGCTAAAGTTTTCGTTGTCCTCGGAGTCGTCATCTTCGGGTAGGTCATCCCCTGCATCTTGGTCTCCCAGGCCGACTTGATCTGCGTCCACTCATTCAGCCATCTTTGTGTCATTATACCATACATGACTATGCCGATGCCCCATACTACAGATGTCAGCAAGACGCCATCTGTCCGAGAAGAAGCACTCACCGTTACAAGCTGAGAGCATCTTCCAATTATCAACCACCTTGCCCGTCTCCGAGTCGATATACTTCATTCCTTCAGGTGGGTACCATCCATTAGTCCCATCGCCAACCCAAAAGTTAGGATTGAGAGGATCGTCCTCGCCGGTGAATATTGCAAAGCCAAAGTCCGAGACCCTTCTTGAGCGTCAGTATAGGAAGCATTTGCGAATCATTCTTACATACCGGGGTCGCGGGTACTGCGGGAAGTGGTCATCAGCTTTAAGCCCAAGGACCACGTTACCCAGTTTCCAGTCTCGATGCACGATTTGTCGCCAGTCGTCTGGAGCAGCCCCATGAAGAACACCTTTCTTCAAGATAAGGGCGCTCTCGATCAGAGCTTGGAACAATAGCCATGCGAAAGCCTCCGGTACCTTTGTGCCTTGCCCCATGTGGGCATCCACCACGGTGTCGAGGTCGCCGTGTGGTGCGTACCTGTCACGATTAAATTAGTTCGATCCATGTAACCGAGACCTGCAGTACCTACTCCAAGTACAGTCGGTGCTCTCCGTTGCCAGAATCTGCCGGCTCAGCCAGCGTCTTGAGAATAAATCTCGCGTCATTGGCCTCAGATGCCACGACCTGAGTGGCATATTCTTTCAAGACCGGCAACGTATCGCCAGACACCAGATCACCGACCCAGTCCCTCGGATCATCCATCCTTCTTGGTCTAATCCTCTTCTGCACTGCTCTTGTGATGATAGTACCATGTTGATCAACGCCGCACATCAGAGCGACGCCGGAATTCTGGCCCCCTTTGTCGTTGAAATACTTCAACTCCCACCGAATATTCACATCCTGGGAATCTTCGATATATCGAAATAGTGGCGGTGTTGATGGATTTGGTATAGTCGGATGTTGGCTGGCTTGCCTCGCGGCTTCATCGAACAGTTCATCGACACCCGTCAATTCTTCCGCCTCAACCTTGCGTCCAGGCGTGTTACGAAGCAATTTGTGAAGCTCGTCCCGTCTCGCCTGATGGTGCTTCTGAGGCTGTGACCACTGGTTTGCAACGAGTCGCCAGCTGTCCACACAAGCAATAAATGCCAGCGGCGGGAAGGACCATTGCTGCAGATCTGTCTTCAACACCCCAAGCATCGCCAGGAGTCTTTGAATTTGCTCCCGACTGCCGATGGCCCAGTCGTCCAGGTTGTCCAGAAGCTGCAGTCGTGCGGCATGAGCGTTCTTAGGAGGTCGGTTCAAGTCATACACCTGGGCCGCAATGGCATTCTCGTATTCTGTTCGGTGGCCAGCGGCACCACGCATCTGGCTAATCTGCTCTAAGACGACATTTTGTCCATCTGTGGACATACCCATCCATTCTTGATGCAGTGCTGCTCGAAGATGCTGTCTATGCTCCGGTCTGACCCACTTAATGCAGAAGCCGGCGAAATCTTCCTCGAGGATCGCCTCGAAATTCTGGGCCATGATTGACTGAGTACTTTCCCGGGGTGTTTACCAAGTTGAGCGCAGAGACCGAATCGTCCATGGCACATTTTCGCGTGCCAGACTCGAGGCCATGTCCTTTGTTCGTGGGACGATGCCGGATTTGAGAGTTCCTTTGTCGGCTTGGACAAAGGTATAGCTGATTCCTGCCACTTGGCGAACACAAAAAGAGCTGGAGACAAGAGGTCGTTCATCAATCGTGTTGAAAAATCGTTGGCAAAATCATTGCGCAGGGCATCACATCTTGTCAAAGATATCGCAACACCCTCACCTCCCATTACTGCCGCCTCCATTGTTCAACATCACCCCAGGCAACGCACCCACAAACTTCACATTGATCTTCGCCCTCGCCATCTCCATCTTATGCAACAAATGGCCTCCAAAAACATTGCCTCCCTCACTAGCTGTATGTCGCGTGGGATCTGCCAACATCTGCTGTTCGACCCAATCCTTCAGGAAATCCACATTCGGCCGATTCTTCGGCTTGAAGCTCAAACACGATTGCACCATAGTTTTCAACGTCGGATCATAGTTCGCGTTCGCAGGTAGATCCGCTTCCAGGTCGTATTCTAGTCGAGTTCCAGTGCTGGGAGGTTGGGTGCCTTTGTTGATATCTTTCAGGGTCATGAGCTGGTACATAACAGCTCAGATGCCCCAGACGTTGGTATGTGATATGAGGGGAAAGTCGTCGACGAGTTTTCCGGTGACTCCGTCGGCATGAGCGTCTTGCTCGGGGGCGAGGAAGCCGCGTGTACCTCCGCCGTGGCACCAGAGTAGCGGGTTCACAGTGTCTTTCGGGGTGGTGAGGAAAGCGCAGCCAAAGTCGCCAAGTCTGTGAAGTATCGTCAGTATTTACTCGCATAAGATACATGAAGTCCAGACATACTTGGGTCGTGGATACAGCTTAAAGTGCTCCTCATGCGGTAGATCCAAGAAGACGTTGCGCGGTTTGAGGTCGCAGTGCACAATCTCCATCCAGTCCGCTCTCGATGCGACATCTTGATCCGAGTTCCCTCGCTTCATGACCACGGCAGCCTCTATCAGAGCCTGGAACACCAACCATAGAAACAGCTCCGGCACCGCAATTCTCGCCTTCCTGTGCGCATCAAAGACATCCCACAAATCTCCATTGGCAGCAAACTCCATCATCATGTGGTAGCTAAGCTGATGAGGGTTGAGCTCAACATCAGCCAAGATTTTTGGGACGAAGCGTGATCCTGGCGCTCCTCCAACCAGACGATGCGACACATACTCGGTTGGCAGCATGTTATGACCGTTCCGCAGGTCTCCTCTCCAGAATTTGACATTGCCCCATTGTCGATCAGACTGCAATGTATCTTTCCGCACCATCCTCATCTTGATCATTCGAGTGGTAGAGTCCACGCCAACCATGAGTGTAGCTTTGCTCATACCGCCTTGGAAATGATGAACTGGCGCCCACTTGATCGTGTCGTCAAACACGGAGGGTAGTGGCTCGAATGCTGGGATCTTCTTCACCTCTTCGATGGCCACTCGTTGGATCTGATCTCTAACTTGCGGGTGCAATTTACTCATAGGCCAAGGCACCTTCCTGCCCGGACACACTCGCACAGCATCGTCAAACTCGTCTTTCACCTCGTACTTGCTTTGAACAGCATCCTGCAGCCTTGTGTTGTACTCCGTTAACCATCTACCCAGAGCTATCAAAATCGGTGACCTGGTAGTTCTGTCCAAATGGGCCTGATGAGCCCGTGAGGCACGTCCGAGGGCTTCAAAGGCAATATGGCATGTTTCCACCAACAGCAACGCGGCACCGTGCACTTTGTCTAACCGGTTGGCTCTCTGAACGATAGTCCGGTCTGGATTTCTCCGAATGTAGTCGCTTCCATCTTCGGCGGTCTGTAGCTGGTGGTAGTAGTGCCTTTCTGCATCATTGACGGCGATGACGGTCTCATCTAGAATTGCCAAATGCGCCGAGGGCTGGGCCAGGTATTCGGTGGTGAGCAAGGAAATTTCCCGATCTGTGCCAGGTCAGAGACTTGGCTGTTGCAGAGTCCACATAGGTGACTCTTCGATCCTCATACCTTTGACAGCCTGACCTCCGATCATTCGCTCCACGGCGAATTGGATGAAATCATCGAGCTTTCCATTGGGCATCGAGGGTGCCATGGTTGATTCTAACAGCCCTCGTGTTGTGCTGGGCCGTAGTAGAGCATCAGCCTGCGGCCGACATTAGTAGTAAGTCAGGCCAGAGAACAAAGCC from Fulvia fulva chromosome 10, complete sequence harbors:
- a CDS encoding G2-specific protein kinase nimA, whose product is MNRGVHVLMGLDQHQTIVERMARKHIQQPVKTDPRSWRGDLGGEGRILPQEYVAQRLMSHEDAQYVIKNVAAYRYTEETRIARIYMEYAPHGDLHDLLKLHQQAQRRVTEPFLWVVFRALIESAFIMKYGSLDKKSKPKDWLEIVHRDLKPSNILLSTNDSGHFNMYPRPKLSDFGLSILTSEDDTCNPYLYVGASTQGYLAPEQKLFHDPVSTKYVDDDEMLYPCNIWAIGAVMYALMTLTTLDSSTPDRQLPYHVTTDPPTGREFELDLRSKVDAKWPGLPYSVELMHYVQRCLRFQVRDRYTADELLEICQIRFAKSRLLNDLFSGIPRDKPPRRVLHKPETQAYRLGLIYQPG